A genomic region of Anopheles aquasalis chromosome Y, idAnoAquaMG_Q_19, whole genome shotgun sequence contains the following coding sequences:
- the LOC126579833 gene encoding uncharacterized protein LOC126579833: MFSFFKSKKPSPDQTPNEPIPGPVQSPPREDSFIFIERRPIPNSSGGSAQPESSISAEGAGAPTGPGTPAATSTVMRHRSEEKVGHYALHGVPFRLGTEIDPSYADPEMTRLQVTEILTFIGRASAMELDSPVDYDFALERSVLLE, from the coding sequence atgttttccttcttcaagAGCAAAAAACCCAGCCCCGATCAAACACCGAATGAGCCGATTCCGGGACCGGTGCAGTCACCGCCGCGTGAGGAcagcttcatcttcatcgagcGGCGCCCAATTCCGAACAGCAGCGGAGGCAGCGCCCAGCCTGAATCCAGCATTAGCGCGGAGGGTGCTGGCGCCCCGACAGGGCCGGGTACACCGGCGGCCACTTCCACCGTCATGCGGCACCGAAGCGAGGAAAAGGTTGGTCATTACGCGCTGCACGGTGTACCATTTCGACTAGGTACCGAGATCGATCCGTCCTACGCCGATCCGGAAATGACTCGCCTCCAGGTGACCGAAATACTAACCTTCATCGGTCGGGCGTCCGCTATGGAGCTCGATAGTCCCGTTGACTACGATTTCGCACTGGAACGAAGCGTGTTACTGGAATGA
- the LOC126579699 gene encoding putative uncharacterized protein DDB_G0277255 yields the protein MDDFTHTLDDNRQVLAVGTNGKTLAQLSSQFEDLHIGNSDVTAVNLLNGMVGVCGGNNSGHGSVLGSAGRMAGGHHHGTLSQLGGGGGGEPGITGSVAAALLERSNRLSNVLCSAAGNSGGGAGGDGGGSYDEQPNGGNVLDTFVAMVSELAVTNTSVGPICNNNNNNNNNNTSNSTSLGKLEERPVKYKSHTECVPVPSSEHVAEIVGRQGCKIKALRAKTNTFIKTPIRGEEPIFVITGTKEDVTRAKQEILSAADHFSTLRSSKKQAIALLAENRNVLGYNMPDEITIQIRVPQKVVGLVVGPKGATIKNIQLKTNTYIITPKRNQESVFEITGLPTNVHTARQLIEEHIATRAGTTATSGTGVGNGLGGNSAGSGNSSSSSSSSSSSSTTSSSSGSSPSLSGSPSAGLKGSGSNVTGSGGKVPIPLNSLTSCLSPDVNGNASSLINGLLGVAATGNPANLGTGSTNGVFNYNNYHHHYNQHHHHQQQQQQQHQQHHHHHHQPHQHQQQQQQQQQQQQQQQQQQQQLVMLNNGFVNGGAGMLSEVGGLSASSLSGLLPGVGEHDYENNQFFIDNLLEYINNMVGSTAYLASSNSAAAVTIGGGAASDNIPDFRSIWENLSESQASGTDTDNSSLVWTLPSSSRNSVSYSPDDFIFQR from the coding sequence ATGGACGACTTCACACACACGCTGGACGACAACCGGCAGGTGCTGGCGGTCGGGACGAACGGCAAAACTTTGGCGCAGCTTTCGTCCCAGTTCGAGGATCTGCACATTGGGAACAGTGACGTAACGGCGGTGAATCTTCTCAATGGCATGGTCGGCGTCTGCGGTGGCAACAACAGTGGCCATGGCTCGGTGCTTGGCAGTGCCGGGAGAATGGCCGGAGGGCATCATCACGGCACGCTCAGCcagctcggtggtggtggtggtggcgagccCGGTATCACCGGTAGTGTCGCTGCGGCACTACTCGAACGATCAAACCGGCTCAGCAACGTACTGTGCAGTGCCGCTGGTAATAGCGGCGGTGGGGCCGGCGGTGATGGGGGAGGTAGCTATGATGAGCAACCGAACGGAGGCAACGTGCTGGACACGTTTGTGGCCATGGTGAGCGAACTGGCGGTCACGAATACCAGCGTCGGGCcaatctgcaacaacaacaacaacaacaacaacaacaacaccagcaactcGACCAGCCTTGGCAAGCTCGAGGAGCGCCCGGTCAAGTACAAGTCCCACACGGAATGCGTCCCGGTACCGTCGTCGGAACATGTGGCCGAGATTGTGGGGCGCCAGGGCTGCAAGATTAAGGCACTGCGGGCCAAAACGAACACCTTCATCAAGACGCCAATCCGCGGCGAAGAACCGATCTTCGTGATAACGGGCACCAAAGAGGATGTGACGCGCGCGAAGCAGGAAATACTGTCCGCGGCGGATCACTTCAGTACGCTGCGCTCGTCGAAGAAGCAAGCGATCGCACTACTGGCGGAGAACCGGAACGTGCTCGGCTACAACATGCCCGACGAGATCACCATACAGATCCGGGTACCGCAGAAGGTCGTCGGGCTGGTGGTCGGCCCGAAGGGGGCCACGATCAAGAACATCCAGCTGAAAACCAATACGTACATCATCACACCGAAGCGCAACCAGGAGTCGGTGTTTGAGATCACGGGGCTTCCCACGAACGTGCACACGGCCCGGCAGCTGATCGAGGAGCACATTGCGACCAGGGCCGGCACGACGGCGACCAGCGGCACTGGCGTTGGCAATGGGCTCGGTGGCAACAGTGCTGGCagcggtaacagcagcagtagcagcagcagcagcagcagcagcagcactaccagcagctcgagcggatcgtcaccgtcgctgaGTGGCAGCCCGAGCGCTGGCCTGAAAGGTTCGGGTTCGAACGTTACGGGCAGCGGTGGCAAAGTGCCAATCCCTCTGAACAGCCTGACCAGTTGCCTGAGCCCAGACGTTAACGGTAACGCATCCTCGCTCATCAATGGACTGCTCGGGGTAGCGGCAACGGGCAACCCAGCAAATCTTGGAACCGGTAGCACCAACGGAGTGTTCAACTACAACAACTATCACCATCACTAcaatcagcatcaccaccatcaacagcagcagcagcagcagcatcagcagcatcatcatcatcatcatcagccacaccagcatcaacaacagcagcaacaacagcagcaacagcaacagcaacagcagcagcagcagcagcagctagtcaTGCTGAACAATGGGTTTGTCAATGGCGGGGCCGGTATGCTAAGCGAAGTCGGTGGGCTCTCCGCATCGAGTCTCAGCGGGCTGCTACCCGGTGTCGGCGAGCATGACTACGAAAACAATcagtttttcatcgataaTCTGTTGGAATACATTAACAACATGGTCGGCTCAACGGCCTACCTGGCAAGCTCGAATTCGGCCGCGGCGGTAACGattggcggtggtgcagcatccGACAACATTCCGGATTTCCGTAGTATCTGGGAAAATTTAAGCGAAAGCCAAGCGTCGGGCACGGATACCGACAATTCCTCACTCGTGTGGACACTGCCCTCGTCGTCACGGAACTCCGTCTCCTACAGTCCCGATGATTTTATCTTCCAGCGATAA